In Thermodesulfovibrionales bacterium, a single genomic region encodes these proteins:
- a CDS encoding MerR family transcriptional regulator, translating into MSFVPEHSNNTSYSEKLFYRIGEVSRITGLEPYILRYWETEFPFLRPRKSSSGHRIYTRREIDLIFTIKKLLYEEKYTIEGVRKKFGIIKKSGESNPQKDTNDSETRERLKKIKSKLKNILELLNG; encoded by the coding sequence ATGAGCTTTGTTCCTGAGCATAGCAATAACACTTCTTATTCCGAGAAGCTTTTTTACAGGATAGGTGAGGTGAGCAGGATAACAGGGCTTGAGCCCTATATCCTTAGATACTGGGAAACAGAGTTTCCATTTTTAAGACCAAGAAAATCCAGCTCAGGCCATAGAATTTATACAAGACGAGAGATAGACCTTATATTTACGATAAAGAAGCTGCTTTATGAGGAGAAATATACGATAGAGGGTGTGAGAAAGAAATTTGGTATTATAAAAAAAAGTGGTGAGTCTAATCCTCAAAAGGACACCAACGACTCTGAGACAAGAGAAAGACTTAAGAAAATAAAATCAAAACTCAAGAATATACTTGAGCTTTTAAATGGTTAG